In a single window of the Nicotiana tomentosiformis chromosome 10, ASM39032v3, whole genome shotgun sequence genome:
- the LOC104116511 gene encoding high affinity nitrate transporter 2.5 yields MELESNADRMFALPVDSEHKANEFRVYSASAPHMRSFHLSWVSFFACFVSTFAAPPLLPIIRDNLDLTATDIGNAGIAAVSGAVFARIAMGTACDLFGPRLASSALILLTAPAVSLTAISNSAISFLLVRFFTGFSLATFVSTQFWMSSMFSAKVVGTANGIAGGWGNLGGGATQLIMPLIFSLIHKIGATEFTAWRIAFFIPALFQALSAYAVFFLGQDMPDGNYAQLHKSGEKHKDNISDVLYHAITNYRGWILALTYGYCFGVELTVDNIIAQYFFDRFHVNLHTAGIIAASFGLANLFSRPGGGILSDIVAKRFGMRGRLWALWIVQTIGGLLCVLLGKVESLSGSIVVMLVFSVFCQAACGLTFGVVPFVSRRSLGIISGMTGGGGNVGAVITQVIFFRGTRYSTETGITYMGIMIICCTLPILFIYFPQWGGMCYGPSSKGLTEEDYYMKEWSLTEKENGFHQASMKFAGNSTSERGN; encoded by the exons ATGGAGTTGGAATCTAATGCTGACAGAATGTTTGCTCTACCAGTTGACTCAGAACATAAGGCCAATGAATTCAGAGTGTACTCTGCTTCAGCTCCTCACATGCGATCATTTCACCTTTCTTGGGTTTCTTTCTTTGCTTGTTTTGTTTCCACATTTGCTGCTCCACCACTTCTCCCCATAATCCGTGACAATCTTGATCTTACAGCCACTGACATTGGAAATGCTGGGATTGCAGCTGTTTCTGGTGCTGTCTTTGCAAGAATTGCTATGGGaacagcttgtgacttatttgGTCCAAGACTTGCTTCATCTGCACTTATTCTCTTAACTGCACCAGCAGTTTCCTTAACTGCAATTTCCAATTCGGCGATTTCCTTCCTTCTTGTTCGTTTCTTCACGGGCTTTTCACTTGCCACTTTTGTCTCGACCCAATTCTGGATGAGCTCTATGTTCTCTGCTAAGGTCGTTGGCACGGCCAATGGCATAGCCGGAGGCTGGGGAAATCTTGGTGGCGGAGCTACACAGCTAATTATGCCTTTAATCTTTTCACTAATACATAAAATCGGTGCAACTGAGTTTACTGCTTGGAGAATTGCATTTTTTATACCTGCCTTGTTTCAGGCTTTATCAGCATATGCTGTTTTCTTTTTAGGCCAAGATATGCCTGATGGGAATTATGCACAGCTCCATAAATCAGGAGAAAAGCATAAAGATAATATATCAGATGTTCTCTATCATGCAATTACAAATTATAGAGGGTGGATCTTGGCATTGACTTATGGCTATTGTTTTGGGGTTGAACTCACTGTGGACAACATAATTGCACAGTATTTTTTTGACAGGTTCCATGTGAATCTTCACACAGCTGGAATTATTGCAGCCAGTTTCGGGTTAGCAAATTTATTTTCCAGGCCTGGAGGAGGGATATTGTCTGATATCGTGGCGAAAAGGTTCGGAATGAGGGGAAGGCTTTGGGCACTATGGATTGTGCAAACTATAGGAGGCTTGTTATGTGTTCTTTTAGGGAAAGTAGAATCTTTAAGTGGTTCTATTGTTGTGATGCTTGTGTTTTCAGTGTTTTGTCAAGCTGCCTGCGGCCTTACTTTCGGGGTAGTTCCATTTGTTTCAAGAAG ATCACTGGGCATAATTTCGGGGATGACAGGAGGAGGAGGAAATGTTGGAGCAGTAATAACTCAAGTAATTTTCTTTAGAGGAACAAGATATTCAACAGAAACAGGGATTACATACATGGGTATCATGATTATATGTTGCACTCTCCCCATTTTGTTTATATACTTCCCACAATGGGGTGGAATGTGTTATGGTCCCTCATCTAAAGGCTTGACAGAGGAAGATTACTACATGAAAGAGTGGAGTTTAACTGAGAAAGAGAATGGTTTTCACCAGGCAAGCATGAAATTTGCTGGTAATAGTACAAGTGAAAGAGGTAATTAA